The Clostridium chauvoei genome has a window encoding:
- a CDS encoding O-antigen ligase family protein, with protein MNKWKGIIYFNVLILFSIFYTSSVVSIKGMLIFMAPIMIMTLIYAAICFLNEDIWKLLKNKKEKCFSKRLLEDNDNKEFIWIIVTMISYVIAGIISRGLGFRELYSVIIILIGICYVGNKISKYDLREILSSILLCFVVVSFIAGVFGLYCYINNTTVFIGESFYGIADYYTTGKVIISIMVNPNSYALLCAMSIMLSIILFVIKEKKVYKEFLIVNILLQTYNIMLTGSRNSILIIAVFIMSYFIFFFRSKYKKYAIILLVLLGVMGIAALKLGVLPEDSAFINKITNADFTSGRIAIWTAAINIIKSNLLFGVGIKNSNELIAQAMGNPTSELGTHNGYLGVMLANGIIVFLLIMAYIAYVIINSVKERKKLYGKDIEIKSLLICFLIAMLFANIPESLLFGDLNFPLITFWIMLVITKNYKEKNIG; from the coding sequence TTGAATAAGTGGAAAGGCATTATATATTTTAATGTACTTATATTGTTTAGTATATTTTATACAAGTTCAGTAGTATCTATTAAAGGCATGCTAATATTTATGGCACCGATTATGATAATGACACTTATATATGCAGCTATATGTTTTTTAAACGAAGATATATGGAAATTACTAAAAAATAAAAAAGAAAAATGTTTTTCAAAAAGACTACTAGAGGATAACGATAATAAAGAGTTTATATGGATTATTGTTACAATGATAAGTTATGTAATTGCAGGAATTATAAGTAGAGGTCTTGGATTTAGAGAACTGTATTCGGTAATTATTATACTTATAGGTATTTGTTATGTTGGAAATAAAATATCAAAATATGATTTAAGAGAAATACTATCAAGCATATTATTATGTTTTGTAGTTGTTTCATTTATTGCAGGTGTATTTGGTTTGTATTGTTATATAAATAATACAACTGTTTTTATAGGAGAATCATTTTATGGTATAGCGGATTATTATACAACTGGGAAGGTAATCATTTCAATTATGGTTAATCCTAATTCATATGCTTTATTATGTGCAATGTCAATAATGCTTTCAATAATTTTATTTGTTATTAAAGAAAAAAAAGTTTATAAAGAATTTTTAATAGTAAATATATTACTTCAAACATATAACATAATGTTAACAGGAAGTAGAAACTCAATATTAATAATAGCTGTATTTATAATGAGTTATTTTATTTTCTTTTTCAGAAGTAAGTATAAAAAATATGCAATAATATTACTAGTTCTTCTAGGGGTAATGGGAATAGCAGCATTAAAGTTAGGAGTACTACCAGAAGATTCAGCTTTTATAAATAAAATAACTAATGCAGATTTTACAAGCGGAAGAATAGCAATTTGGACGGCAGCTATAAATATAATAAAGTCAAATTTATTATTTGGTGTTGGAATTAAAAATTCAAATGAGCTTATAGCACAAGCTATGGGAAATCCAACTAGTGAGCTTGGGACGCATAATGGGTATTTAGGTGTTATGCTTGCAAATGGAATTATAGTATTTTTACTTATAATGGCATATATAGCATATGTAATTATAAATTCCGTAAAAGAACGCAAAAAGTTATATGGTAAGGATATAGAAATAAAAAGTTTATTAATATGCTTTTTAATTGCAATGCTTTTTGCTAATATTCCTGAAAGTCTTCTATTTGGAGATTTAAATTTCCCTCTAATTACTTTTTGGATTATGTTAGTTATAACTAAGAATTATAAAGAAAAGAACATAGGATGA
- a CDS encoding polysialyltransferase family glycosyltransferase, with protein sequence MKSNVFIAHTPYHILLSSSVALQKNKKENILILFKHFNYREEEYKWLDKYFSQIYIIPSSQFDERVLANDGTKINERKLTLDNCKLIRNITNDVLNKGVEEIFIFNDTFIMVQILVDRLSKNGATISAIEDGGAAYVDTILPKKKLEAKDYLLLRPVAIPAMYFNFYNKYEEIAVYGTSKKVSNYYVLYPKYVREEFKFKNIIQIKRQYFKEVIDSSTKDKSNINYSYILTLETYSEKAYNSYKEIIKNLRDDNKKIYLKYHPREENFYLNEMIDENIKILPSNKALEEILVGSKGNIIIGSGLSTIYLTVPVISDNKYFAMYKLMNMNVNKKYIEILKDLGVKMPNSILEFTDELNKIKV encoded by the coding sequence ATGAAATCTAATGTTTTTATTGCACATACTCCATACCATATATTACTTTCTTCTAGTGTAGCATTACAAAAAAATAAAAAAGAAAATATTTTAATTTTATTTAAGCATTTTAACTATAGAGAAGAAGAATACAAATGGTTAGATAAATATTTTTCACAAATATATATAATTCCAAGTAGCCAATTTGATGAGAGAGTATTAGCTAATGATGGAACAAAAATAAATGAAAGAAAGCTTACATTAGATAACTGTAAATTAATAAGGAATATTACAAATGATGTACTTAATAAAGGTGTTGAAGAAATATTTATATTTAATGATACTTTTATTATGGTGCAGATATTGGTAGATAGATTATCTAAAAATGGTGCAACTATATCAGCAATAGAAGATGGGGGAGCAGCATATGTAGATACAATTTTGCCAAAGAAAAAGTTAGAAGCAAAGGATTATTTACTTTTAAGGCCAGTTGCAATACCAGCAATGTATTTTAACTTTTATAACAAATATGAAGAAATAGCTGTTTATGGGACATCTAAAAAGGTGTCTAATTATTATGTTCTTTATCCTAAGTATGTAAGAGAAGAATTTAAATTTAAAAATATAATTCAAATAAAAAGGCAATATTTTAAAGAGGTAATAGATTCATCAACTAAGGATAAGAGTAATATAAACTATAGTTATATACTAACTTTAGAAACATATTCTGAAAAAGCCTACAATTCATATAAGGAAATTATAAAAAATTTAAGGGATGATAATAAAAAAATATATTTAAAGTATCATCCACGAGAAGAAAATTTTTATCTAAATGAGATGATAGATGAAAATATAAAAATATTACCGTCTAATAAAGCTTTAGAAGAAATTTTAGTTGGAAGTAAGGGGAATATAATAATAGGAAGTGGGTTAAGCACTATATATTTAACCGTACCTGTAATATCAGATAACAAATATTTTGCTATGTATAAGCTTATGAATATGAATGTTAATAAAAAATATATAGAAATACTAAAGGACTTAGGAGTAAAGATGCCAAATAGTATTTTAGAATTTACGGACGAATTAAACAAAATTAAGGTGTAA
- a CDS encoding DegT/DnrJ/EryC1/StrS family aminotransferase, with the protein MGNKKIFLSSPHMGGNEKKYIDEAFEANWIAPLGPNVDNFEKDVANYVGVKAAAALSAGTAAIHLALKAVGVKKGDLVFCSSLTFAASCNPIMYEHAIPVFIDSDYETWNMSPKALEKAFKECEKNGTMPKAVIVVNLYGQSADMDPIIELCNKYNVPIIEDAAESLGATYKGKASGTFGEFGIYSFNGNKIITTSGGGMLVSNNEEAIKKVRFWATQARDQARHYQHSELGYNYRMSNISAGIGRGQMEVLKDRVAKKREIYKVYEEAFKDIKEIEMMPICDYGDSNCWLTCITLTEDSKVKPLDIILALEKENIESRNIWKPMHMQPFYKDYKFFSHNDNGTSVSEDIFERGICLPSDTKLETEDLNRVTDIIKKLFV; encoded by the coding sequence ATGGGTAACAAAAAGATATTTTTATCTTCACCTCATATGGGAGGAAATGAAAAAAAATATATAGATGAGGCTTTTGAAGCAAATTGGATTGCACCGTTAGGTCCAAATGTTGATAATTTTGAAAAAGATGTAGCTAACTATGTTGGAGTTAAAGCAGCTGCTGCATTATCAGCAGGAACAGCAGCAATACACTTAGCATTAAAAGCAGTAGGAGTAAAAAAGGGTGATTTAGTTTTTTGTTCTTCATTAACTTTTGCAGCAAGTTGCAATCCAATAATGTATGAACATGCAATACCAGTATTTATAGATTCAGATTATGAAACTTGGAATATGTCACCAAAAGCATTAGAAAAAGCTTTTAAGGAATGTGAAAAGAATGGAACTATGCCTAAAGCGGTTATAGTAGTTAATTTATATGGTCAAAGTGCAGATATGGATCCGATTATAGAATTATGTAACAAATACAATGTTCCAATAATAGAAGATGCAGCGGAATCTTTAGGAGCAACTTACAAAGGTAAGGCTAGTGGAACTTTTGGAGAGTTTGGAATATATTCATTTAATGGAAACAAGATAATAACTACTTCAGGTGGGGGAATGCTTGTATCAAATAATGAAGAAGCTATAAAAAAGGTAAGATTCTGGGCTACACAAGCAAGAGATCAAGCAAGACATTATCAACATTCAGAATTAGGTTATAATTATAGAATGAGTAACATATCTGCTGGTATTGGTAGAGGGCAAATGGAAGTGCTAAAAGATAGAGTAGCAAAGAAGAGAGAAATATATAAAGTATATGAAGAAGCCTTTAAGGATATAAAAGAAATAGAAATGATGCCTATATGTGATTATGGTGATTCAAACTGTTGGTTAACATGTATTACTCTAACAGAGGATAGTAAAGTCAAACCACTAGATATAATCTTAGCTCTAGAAAAAGAAAATATAGAGTCAAGAAACATATGGAAACCAATGCATATGCAACCTTTCTATAAAGATTATAAATTCTTCTCACATAATGATAACGGAACTAGTGTGAGTGAAGATATATTTGAAAGAGGAATATGTTTACCTTCAGATACTAAACTAGAGACTGAAGATTTAAATCGTGTAACAGACATTATAAAAAAATTATTTGTATAA
- a CDS encoding glycosyltransferase family 4 protein — protein sequence MYSTPPITFEKVINYIKSRDGAKSYLLLKDIFPQNAVDIEMMKESSIIYKYFRKKENKLYAASDYIGCMSDKNKEYLLEHNKELREEKVEVCPNSIDPLPFSKLNLEEKIALRDKYKIPKDALVIVYGGNLGRPQGINFLIEILKANKDNKEVFFLIVGNGTEYNKLKAWFDDNQGINAALYSLLPKADYDNLVKACDIGLILLDNRFTIPNFPSRLLSYMEVGIPVLAATDKNTDVGIVIENGKFGYWCESGNIEAFNTCIKKMITEKESLVDMGIKGREYLENNYTVKHSSDIILNRF from the coding sequence ATGTATTCTACTCCACCTATAACTTTTGAAAAGGTTATTAATTATATAAAAAGTAGAGATGGAGCTAAGTCATATCTTTTACTTAAAGATATTTTCCCACAAAATGCAGTGGATATTGAAATGATGAAAGAAAGTAGCATCATTTATAAGTATTTCAGAAAAAAAGAAAATAAACTATATGCAGCATCAGACTATATAGGATGTATGTCAGATAAAAATAAAGAGTACTTATTAGAACATAATAAAGAGTTAAGAGAAGAAAAGGTGGAAGTATGTCCAAATAGCATAGACCCATTACCATTTTCTAAATTAAACTTAGAAGAAAAAATAGCTTTAAGAGATAAATATAAAATACCTAAAGATGCCTTAGTAATTGTTTATGGAGGAAACCTTGGAAGACCACAAGGAATAAACTTTTTAATAGAAATTCTTAAGGCAAATAAGGATAATAAAGAAGTATTTTTCTTAATTGTTGGCAATGGAACAGAGTATAATAAGCTAAAAGCTTGGTTTGATGACAATCAAGGTATAAATGCAGCATTATATTCTTTATTACCAAAAGCTGATTATGATAATTTAGTTAAAGCATGTGATATTGGACTTATACTTTTAGATAATAGATTTACAATTCCAAACTTCCCATCAAGACTTTTAAGTTATATGGAGGTTGGAATACCAGTACTTGCAGCAACAGATAAAAACACAGATGTAGGAATTGTTATTGAAAATGGAAAATTTGGATATTGGTGTGAAAGTGGAAATATAGAAGCTTTCAATACATGTATTAAAAAAATGATTACAGAAAAAGAATCATTAGTAGATATGGGAATTAAGGGAAGAGAGTATTTAGAGAATAACTACACAGTAAAACACTCTTCAGATATTATTCTTAATAGATTTTAG
- a CDS encoding glycosyltransferase family 4 protein yields MKILMIGPFPGQISGMTIANKMLYEGLLKNNDVTYINTDTDKKFADLKSQGKVKITKIIASFKPIIEGVSKIIFGGFDAIYITPAQSYLGFMKYTPFIKAAISKKKPCYIHFHGGFVRQMYDSVDKEKQATLKRYFEMCDGVVVLGESLRTMFHGILDDKKVIVCENGVQEEYLISEKQLEDKINYFKDNNEIRVLYLSNLMKTKGILELLEAGKILKEKNIPFHIDLAGAIEEEIKESLDKLLKELDNNVTYHGLVKGEQKKELLRNTNIFCLPTYYPNEGQPISILEAMISGSAVVTTNQGGICDIFEDNINGVLCKVEKEDISESIIKANKDYEKFARSNYKIAMDNYSSKSFVTRVENFLKKGK; encoded by the coding sequence ATGAAAATCTTAATGATAGGACCATTTCCAGGTCAAATTAGCGGAATGACTATAGCAAATAAAATGTTATATGAAGGGTTACTAAAAAATAATGATGTTACTTATATAAATACAGATACAGATAAAAAATTTGCAGATTTAAAATCACAAGGAAAAGTGAAAATAACAAAAATAATTGCAAGCTTTAAGCCAATTATAGAAGGTGTATCTAAAATAATTTTTGGGGGATTTGATGCCATATATATAACACCAGCCCAAAGTTATTTAGGTTTTATGAAATATACACCTTTTATTAAGGCAGCTATATCCAAGAAAAAGCCTTGTTATATTCATTTTCATGGTGGTTTTGTAAGACAAATGTACGATTCAGTAGATAAAGAGAAACAAGCTACACTTAAGAGATACTTTGAAATGTGTGATGGAGTAGTTGTTTTAGGGGAGTCTTTAAGAACTATGTTCCATGGAATTTTAGATGATAAAAAAGTTATAGTATGTGAAAATGGTGTTCAAGAAGAATACTTAATTTCAGAAAAACAGTTAGAAGATAAAATAAATTATTTCAAAGATAATAATGAAATAAGAGTTTTATATTTAAGTAATTTAATGAAAACTAAAGGAATATTAGAATTGTTAGAAGCTGGAAAAATATTAAAAGAAAAGAATATTCCTTTCCATATAGATCTAGCTGGAGCTATAGAAGAAGAGATAAAAGAAAGTTTAGATAAGTTATTAAAAGAATTAGATAATAATGTAACATATCATGGTTTAGTAAAGGGAGAGCAAAAGAAAGAACTTTTAAGAAATACAAACATTTTTTGCTTACCAACATACTATCCTAATGAAGGACAGCCAATTTCAATTTTAGAAGCTATGATATCAGGATCAGCAGTAGTTACTACTAATCAAGGTGGAATTTGTGATATATTTGAAGATAATATTAACGGAGTACTATGTAAAGTGGAAAAGGAAGATATTTCAGAATCAATTATAAAAGCAAATAAAGATTATGAAAAATTTGCAAGAAGTAATTACAAAATAGCTATGGATAACTATAGTTCAAAATCCTTTGTGACAAGAGTAGAGAACTTTTTAAAGAAAGGAAAATAA
- the neuB gene encoding N-acetylneuraminate synthase, translated as MKKVFIIAEAGVNHNGSLELAKKLVDEAVMAGVDAVKFQTFKAANLVTTSAKQAEYQVKNLKEETSQLEMLKKLELSYDVHKELMEYCNEKGIMFLSSPFDLESIELLDNLGIEIFKVPSGEIENVPYLRKIAMTKKKIIISTGMSNLSDIEFALKVLREAGAKDIIVLHCNTNYPTNMNEVNLNAMNTIRDAFKVEVGYSDHTNGIEIPIAAVALGARVIEKHFTLDKNMEGPDHKASLEPKELKEMVKSIRNIETALGNGIKDLTLSEIKNVKVARKSLVCLKPIKVGEILTEENICIKRPGTGVSPKLWDKVIGTKAKRNFEKDELIEI; from the coding sequence ATGAAAAAAGTTTTTATTATAGCTGAAGCTGGCGTTAACCACAATGGAAGTTTAGAATTAGCAAAAAAATTAGTAGATGAGGCAGTAATGGCAGGAGTAGATGCTGTTAAGTTTCAAACCTTTAAGGCAGCTAATTTAGTTACGACATCTGCAAAGCAAGCTGAATATCAAGTAAAGAACTTAAAGGAAGAGACATCACAATTGGAGATGTTAAAAAAATTAGAATTAAGTTACGATGTTCATAAAGAGCTTATGGAATATTGTAATGAAAAGGGAATAATGTTTTTATCATCACCTTTTGACTTAGAAAGTATTGAGTTATTAGATAACTTAGGAATAGAAATATTTAAAGTTCCATCAGGAGAAATAGAAAATGTTCCTTATCTAAGAAAAATTGCTATGACAAAAAAGAAAATAATTATATCAACAGGTATGAGCAATTTATCTGATATTGAGTTTGCTTTAAAAGTTTTAAGGGAAGCTGGAGCAAAAGATATAATAGTACTTCACTGTAATACTAATTATCCAACTAATATGAATGAAGTAAATTTAAATGCTATGAATACAATAAGAGATGCATTTAAAGTAGAAGTTGGATATTCAGATCATACAAATGGAATTGAAATTCCTATAGCAGCTGTAGCTTTAGGGGCAAGAGTTATAGAAAAGCATTTTACTTTAGATAAAAATATGGAGGGGCCTGATCATAAGGCTAGCTTAGAACCTAAAGAACTAAAGGAAATGGTAAAATCTATAAGAAATATAGAAACAGCATTAGGAAATGGCATTAAAGATTTAACATTATCAGAAATTAAAAATGTAAAAGTAGCTAGGAAAAGCTTAGTTTGCTTAAAGCCTATTAAGGTAGGTGAAATACTTACAGAAGAAAACATCTGTATAAAGAGACCAGGAACAGGAGTTTCACCTAAACTTTGGGATAAAGTAATAGGTACAAAAGCTAAAAGAAATTTTGAAAAAGATGAGTTGATTGAAATATGA
- a CDS encoding polysaccharide biosynthesis protein, whose protein sequence is MVKSNKVKGLILLLLDIIFINLAYVCSFYIRFSSDVPDNYVIAYLRFLPLIVLLYIIPFYFMKMYSSLWTIAGLDEFLWGIGGGILGIVLNIIIMFVVPLRIPNLVTITSGVLVILFTMTVRLSMRIYKRVKLYKNILNGETKKRVLIIGAGAFGQIAISELRKKSNGAYKIVGLVDDNNNKKGTYLSGVRVLGNTNEVEEIVENKNVDLIVLAISSLSAENKKEIIKKCQNTTAQIKIMPGINELVDSSEIDIKKMRNVDLKDLLGREEIELDKSGISYYLTNKRVLVTGGGGSIGSELCRQIAKFAPKELIILDIYENTAYDLQMELQRNMPELNQKVVIASIRDKKRLADVFEKYKPNVVFHAAAHKHVPLMEFNPAEAIKNNVQGTLNVAQCADRFGVEKFVLISTDKAVNPTNVMGATKRLCEMIVQSINARSKTEYVAVRFGNVLGSNGSVIPLFKKQIEAGGPVTLTHKDITRYFMLIPEAAQLVLQAGAYAKGGEIFVLDMGKPVKIYDLAVDLIKLSGFEPFKDIDIKVVGLRPGEKLYEELLMAENELSNTKHEKIFIEKPADIDYDALMQNISDIVDISKANKANEIRVRLKKIVPSYTPLDEVAVTKNK, encoded by the coding sequence ATGGTTAAAAGTAATAAAGTAAAGGGTCTAATACTACTTTTACTAGATATAATCTTTATAAATTTAGCATATGTATGCAGTTTTTACATTAGATTTAGTTCGGATGTACCAGATAATTATGTAATAGCATATTTAAGATTTTTACCTTTAATTGTATTATTATACATAATCCCATTTTATTTTATGAAAATGTATAGTAGTTTATGGACTATAGCGGGATTAGATGAATTTTTATGGGGAATAGGTGGAGGAATTTTAGGTATAGTATTAAACATAATTATTATGTTTGTGGTGCCTTTAAGAATTCCTAATTTAGTTACTATAACATCGGGTGTATTAGTAATCCTATTTACAATGACAGTAAGGCTTTCTATGAGAATATATAAAAGAGTAAAATTATATAAAAATATTTTAAATGGAGAAACTAAAAAGAGAGTACTTATCATTGGAGCAGGAGCTTTTGGACAAATTGCAATATCAGAATTAAGAAAAAAAAGCAATGGAGCTTACAAAATAGTAGGTTTAGTTGATGATAATAATAATAAAAAAGGAACTTATTTAAGTGGTGTAAGGGTATTAGGAAATACAAATGAAGTAGAAGAAATTGTTGAAAATAAAAATGTAGATCTTATAGTTTTAGCAATTTCAAGCTTATCCGCAGAGAACAAAAAGGAAATAATTAAAAAGTGTCAAAATACTACAGCTCAAATTAAGATTATGCCAGGAATAAATGAATTAGTTGATAGTAGTGAAATAGATATTAAAAAAATGAGAAATGTTGATTTAAAAGACTTATTAGGAAGAGAAGAAATAGAACTTGATAAGTCAGGTATTTCATACTACTTAACAAATAAGAGAGTTTTAGTTACTGGTGGTGGAGGATCAATAGGATCTGAGCTTTGCAGACAAATAGCAAAGTTTGCACCAAAAGAACTTATAATATTAGATATATATGAAAATACAGCTTATGATTTACAAATGGAACTTCAAAGAAATATGCCAGAGTTAAATCAAAAGGTTGTTATAGCATCTATTAGAGATAAAAAGAGATTAGCAGATGTATTTGAAAAATATAAGCCAAATGTAGTATTCCATGCAGCAGCACACAAGCATGTACCATTAATGGAATTTAACCCTGCAGAAGCAATAAAAAACAATGTACAAGGTACTTTAAATGTAGCTCAATGTGCAGATAGATTTGGTGTTGAAAAATTTGTTCTTATTTCTACAGATAAAGCTGTTAACCCTACAAATGTAATGGGAGCTACAAAGAGATTATGTGAAATGATAGTTCAATCTATAAATGCAAGAAGCAAGACTGAATATGTAGCAGTTAGATTTGGTAATGTTTTAGGAAGTAATGGATCAGTTATACCATTATTTAAAAAGCAAATTGAAGCAGGTGGACCTGTAACATTAACTCATAAAGATATTACAAGATACTTTATGCTTATACCAGAAGCTGCACAATTAGTACTTCAAGCAGGCGCTTATGCTAAAGGTGGAGAAATATTCGTATTAGATATGGGTAAACCAGTTAAGATTTATGATTTAGCAGTAGATTTAATTAAGCTTTCAGGCTTTGAACCATTCAAAGATATAGATATAAAAGTAGTAGGCTTAAGACCAGGTGAGAAGCTATATGAAGAACTTCTTATGGCAGAAAATGAATTAAGCAATACGAAGCATGAAAAAATATTTATAGAAAAACCAGCTGATATAGACTATGATGCATTAATGCAAAATATATCAGACATAGTAGATATAAGTAAGGCTAATAAGGCTAATGAAATAAGAGTGAGATTAAAGAAGATAGTTCCAAGTTATACACCCTTAGATGAAGTAGCAGTTACAAAAAATAAATAA
- a CDS encoding sugar transferase — MRVLKRLMDILVSLSALIVLSPIFLVVGILIAIKLGRPVFFVQKRVGKNNKVFNMIKFRTMKDIKDKNGNLLSDKERLTSFGEKLRSLSIDELPELINILKGDMSLVGPRPLLVEYLPLYSKEQLRRHEVLPGLTGWAQINGRNSISWKEKFKLDVWYVENWSFALDIKIFFLTISKVLKKSDINQSEDNTMEKFNGKN, encoded by the coding sequence ATGAGAGTATTAAAAAGACTAATGGATATACTGGTTTCACTGTCAGCATTAATAGTATTATCACCAATATTTTTAGTAGTTGGAATTTTAATAGCTATTAAGCTTGGAAGACCTGTATTCTTTGTCCAAAAAAGAGTTGGAAAAAATAATAAAGTTTTTAATATGATAAAATTTAGGACTATGAAAGACATTAAAGACAAAAATGGAAACTTATTATCCGACAAAGAGAGATTAACAAGTTTTGGTGAAAAGTTAAGAAGTTTAAGTATTGATGAATTACCAGAATTAATTAATATATTAAAAGGAGATATGAGTTTAGTTGGTCCTAGACCTTTATTAGTAGAGTATTTGCCTTTATATAGTAAAGAGCAATTAAGAAGACATGAAGTTCTTCCAGGGTTAACTGGATGGGCTCAAATAAACGGTAGAAACTCTATTTCTTGGAAAGAAAAATTCAAGCTAGATGTATGGTATGTAGAAAACTGGTCATTTGCTTTAGATATTAAAATTTTCTTTTTAACAATTTCTAAAGTTTTAAAGAAATCAGATATAAATCAATCAGAAGATAATACCATGGAGAAGTTTAACGGGAAGAATTAG
- the neuC gene encoding UDP-N-acetylglucosamine 2-epimerase codes for MKKKICVITGTRAEYGLLRPLMEKINKDEELELQIIATAMHLSHEFGLTYKEIEKDGFEIDEKIEMLLGSDTAIGISKSMGLAIISFSETLNRLKPDLVIILGDRYEILMAASAAMIAKIPIVHLHGGETTEGAFDESIRHSITKMSFLHFTSTEEYKKRVIQLGEDPSRVFNVGAIGVENIKKLNLMEKEQVEKEFNFKLDKPYAMVTFHPVTLEESTSEEQFKELLKAIDSFKDMKFVITKANSDSDGRIINSLIDEYVEKNKDRCVQFVSMSQIKYLSAMKHSSMVVGNSSSGIIETPSFNIPTINIGDRQKGRVQATTVINCEPVAEKIIDAMNKGLSKEFKENIKDAINPYGDGNTSDKIMKEIKKTLSEPISLKKKFFDL; via the coding sequence ATTAAGAAAAAAATTTGTGTAATTACAGGAACTAGAGCAGAGTATGGGTTGTTAAGACCTTTAATGGAAAAAATAAATAAAGATGAAGAACTAGAGCTTCAAATTATTGCAACAGCAATGCATTTATCTCATGAATTTGGATTAACCTATAAAGAAATAGAAAAAGATGGTTTTGAAATAGATGAAAAAATAGAAATGCTATTAGGATCAGATACAGCTATAGGTATTTCAAAATCTATGGGATTAGCTATTATAAGTTTTAGTGAAACGTTAAATAGATTAAAGCCAGACTTAGTAATTATTCTAGGTGATAGGTATGAAATACTTATGGCAGCATCAGCCGCAATGATAGCTAAGATACCTATAGTTCATCTTCATGGAGGAGAAACTACAGAAGGGGCTTTTGATGAATCAATAAGACATTCAATAACAAAAATGAGTTTTTTACACTTCACAAGTACAGAAGAGTATAAAAAAAGAGTTATACAGTTAGGCGAAGATCCAAGTAGAGTATTTAATGTTGGAGCTATTGGGGTAGAAAACATAAAAAAATTAAATCTTATGGAAAAAGAACAAGTAGAAAAGGAGTTTAATTTTAAATTAGATAAACCTTATGCAATGGTAACATTCCACCCAGTAACCTTAGAAGAAAGTACTTCAGAAGAGCAGTTTAAAGAATTATTAAAAGCAATAGACAGCTTTAAAGACATGAAGTTTGTAATAACTAAAGCAAATTCAGATAGTGATGGAAGAATAATAAATAGTTTGATTGATGAATATGTAGAAAAAAATAAAGATAGATGCGTTCAATTTGTATCTATGAGTCAAATTAAATATTTAAGTGCAATGAAGCATAGTAGTATGGTAGTTGGAAATTCTTCAAGTGGAATAATAGAAACACCATCATTTAATATTCCTACTATAAATATTGGGGACAGACAAAAGGGAAGAGTACAAGCAACTACAGTTATAAATTGTGAACCAGTTGCAGAAAAAATCATAGATGCAATGAATAAAGGGCTAAGCAAAGAATTTAAAGAAAATATAAAAGATGCTATTAATCCTTATGGGGATGGAAATACATCAGATAAGATAATGAAGGAAATTAAGAAGACTTTAAGTGAACCTATTTCTTTAAAAAAGAAGTTTTTTGATTTATAG